In Oscillatoria acuminata PCC 6304, a single window of DNA contains:
- a CDS encoding DUF7219 family protein, with protein sequence MSKTPEHPEELPCTESTHPLSEDNFLPQLMVGQANLREFGQQVSVIRELEMKGELSRFESSQEIKRLWSHLKQETENLARGGDSFCGNNL encoded by the coding sequence ATGAGTAAAACTCCTGAACATCCAGAAGAATTGCCCTGTACTGAATCTACCCATCCGCTTTCTGAGGATAACTTTCTTCCCCAACTGATGGTGGGTCAGGCTAATTTACGAGAGTTTGGTCAACAAGTATCGGTTATACGAGAATTAGAAATGAAAGGAGAACTGTCGAGATTTGAAAGTTCTCAGGAAATCAAGCGGCTCTGGAGTCATCTCAAACAAGAAACGGAAAATTTAGCCCGAGGTGGCGATAGTTTTTGTGGTAATAATCTCTAA
- a CDS encoding DUF1818 family protein, with translation MSSEMVPNSERRIKSGAGWRIGWDPEGEPYQGLVGGDDWAIELTEGEFNDFCRLLAQLATTMTQMASELMDSERITCEAESDVLWMEVEGYPDAYLLHVILSTGRRCEFSWPASAVPGLVEAARVLKIF, from the coding sequence ATGTCTTCTGAAATGGTTCCTAACTCAGAACGACGGATTAAAAGTGGTGCCGGATGGCGCATCGGTTGGGACCCAGAAGGTGAACCCTATCAGGGTTTAGTGGGGGGAGATGACTGGGCGATCGAACTCACCGAGGGCGAGTTCAATGACTTTTGCCGATTATTAGCGCAATTGGCAACCACGATGACTCAAATGGCATCGGAGTTGATGGACTCGGAACGCATCACCTGTGAAGCGGAAAGCGATGTTTTGTGGATGGAGGTGGAAGGCTATCCCGATGCCTATCTTCTTCATGTTATCCTCAGTACAGGACGGCGCTGCGAGTTCAGTTGGCCTGCCTCCGCAGTCCCCGGACTGGTCGAGGCGGCAAGGGTGTTAAAAATTTTTTAA
- a CDS encoding DNA-directed RNA polymerase subunit omega: protein MFAPHKRATIDTEHLMRRAEDLVSAASNRYRITVQVANRAKRRRYEDFDSMEEPTMKPVIRAIVEMSDELAQPEIIGD, encoded by the coding sequence TTGTTTGCGCCCCACAAACGGGCGACGATTGATACAGAACATTTAATGCGCCGCGCTGAGGACCTGGTGAGTGCCGCCTCAAATCGCTATCGGATTACTGTCCAAGTCGCGAATCGTGCCAAGCGTCGCCGCTATGAAGATTTCGACAGCATGGAAGAACCGACAATGAAACCCGTGATTCGGGCGATCGTCGAAATGTCCGATGAACTGGCGCAACCGGAAATCATCGGCGATTAA